In the genome of Verrucomicrobiia bacterium, the window CCCGATGGGCAACATGAACCAGCGGGCAGGTGGCCTGCATTACGGATAATCCCCGCTGCCGGACTCCCTCGAGCGCCTTCTGGGAAGCGCCGTGCGCCGTAATCATGACCGCTTGGGTATCAACGCTCATTGCGTCCGGTGCAACCCGGATACCGCGCGCGCGCAATTCCGCTAAAACACTTTCGTTGTGCACCAATTCGCCCAGGATGGTTAATGGTTTGCCTTCGGATTCCTTCTGCGCCAAAGAAATCGCGTCCCGCACCCCGAAACACATCCCCAGATGTTCTGCTCGAATAATCTTCATTGAATCTCCTTTTGTTGCTGAAAGCCGATTTTTCTTTTGAAAGCCTTGCTGGTGCGGTTAAGTACAGCGAAGTTGGCTGGGTTTGAAATTACTTTGCATTGCAAAGTAATCGACCGCTTTCCCGTTCTGTTGTTCAACTTTTAGCTTCATTTGGGCCGGGTTTGCTCGACGATCTCCGCCAGCAGATTGATGTAGTTGTTGAAGGCCTTTTTGCCGGCGGTTGTCAGGGCGCAGGTGGTCAGGGGCCGATTATGGCGGAATGATTTAGTGACCGAGAGGTAGCCGGCCTCCTGCAGGGTGCGGATGTGGGTTGTGAGATTGCCGTCGGTCATGCCGAGGCTGTCGCGCAATTCAGTG includes:
- a CDS encoding transcriptional regulator; the protein is MNPQPFLQLDRVIHEKGRLAIMSMLAASPELSFTELRDSLGMTDGNLTTHIRTLQEAGYLSVTKSFRHNRPLTTCALTTAGKKAFNNYINLLAEIVEQTRPK